A genomic window from Mesosutterella faecium includes:
- a CDS encoding 4Fe-4S dicluster domain-containing protein: MDQSEPKKEEKQELPLEIDRGRCVRFRHASGTCDACVKACGSGALVLRDGLFRVFPQKCTQCGACAAACPLGAVRLPPPVRPPREEILRAAGKEKSLVLSCSRAAEGGRGLRLKCLLALDRETLIEAFASGADEIEFVAGKCASCPRKSPRTLEERMKEVQEAACAAGFEPRFALRVNPGGIELGRRFLFRRLAQRVAEPEKEAEVTLQPNIADYCNPEDDRSKHEIPPRRSRLIEALAKLRERSGGAGDAAAKTAGKVFFKPRIDAAECADCLMCAAACPTGAIRLEKDDKGTRLYTNARACAGCGLCLDLCYKNAVKLEPASLEEAASGEETLECEHAAGEDSGDSSGGADDWGKLESMFTVPVYRT, encoded by the coding sequence ATGGATCAGTCAGAGCCAAAGAAGGAGGAGAAGCAGGAGCTGCCCCTTGAGATAGACCGGGGGAGGTGCGTGCGCTTCAGGCACGCCTCCGGCACCTGCGACGCGTGCGTGAAGGCCTGCGGCAGCGGCGCCCTCGTCCTCCGGGACGGGCTTTTCCGGGTCTTTCCGCAGAAGTGCACGCAGTGCGGCGCCTGCGCCGCAGCCTGCCCCCTGGGGGCGGTGCGGCTCCCCCCGCCGGTCCGCCCTCCGCGCGAGGAGATCCTGCGCGCCGCAGGGAAAGAGAAAAGCCTCGTGCTCTCCTGCTCCAGGGCCGCGGAAGGCGGCCGGGGCCTGCGGCTGAAGTGCCTGCTCGCGCTCGACCGCGAGACGCTCATCGAGGCCTTCGCCTCGGGCGCGGACGAGATCGAGTTCGTCGCCGGGAAATGCGCTTCCTGCCCGAGGAAAAGCCCCCGCACGCTTGAAGAGCGGATGAAGGAAGTGCAGGAGGCGGCCTGCGCCGCGGGCTTTGAGCCGCGCTTTGCGCTGCGGGTGAACCCGGGCGGGATCGAGCTCGGGCGGCGCTTCCTTTTCAGGCGCCTCGCGCAGCGCGTCGCCGAACCCGAAAAGGAAGCGGAGGTCACGCTGCAGCCCAACATCGCCGACTACTGCAACCCGGAGGACGACCGCTCGAAGCACGAGATCCCGCCGCGGCGCTCGCGGCTGATTGAAGCCCTCGCGAAGCTCAGGGAGCGCTCGGGCGGAGCGGGCGACGCAGCCGCAAAGACCGCGGGCAAAGTCTTTTTCAAGCCCCGGATCGACGCCGCGGAGTGCGCCGACTGCCTCATGTGCGCCGCGGCCTGCCCCACGGGCGCGATCCGGCTTGAAAAGGACGACAAGGGCACGAGGCTTTACACGAACGCCCGCGCCTGCGCGGGCTGCGGCCTGTGCCTGGACCTCTGCTACAAAAACGCTGTGAAGCTCGAGCCCGCCTCTCTTGAGGAGGCGGCCTCGGGCGAAGAGACGCTGGAGTGCGAGCACGCGGCCGGGGAGGACTCCGGCGACAGCTCGGGCGGCGCCGACGACTGGGGAAAGCTCGAGAGCATGTTCACGGTTCCGGTCTACAGGACCTGA
- a CDS encoding deoxycytidylate deaminase, which translates to MDIKKDNQMYMQIAHIAAERSYARRLKVGCVIVKNHSIISFGWNGMPTGYDNCCEDEIDGKLVTKPEVQHAELNAIAKLAYNGYSSNGASIYITHSPCINCALLIQKCGICAVYYHQIYRDDRGIQFLRKAGIRVEQL; encoded by the coding sequence ATGGATATCAAGAAAGACAACCAGATGTACATGCAGATCGCCCACATCGCGGCCGAGCGCAGCTACGCTCGCCGGCTCAAGGTGGGCTGCGTGATCGTGAAGAACCACTCCATCATCTCCTTTGGCTGGAACGGGATGCCCACCGGCTACGACAACTGCTGCGAGGACGAGATCGACGGCAAGCTCGTCACCAAGCCCGAGGTCCAGCACGCCGAGCTCAACGCGATTGCGAAGCTCGCCTACAACGGCTACTCCTCCAACGGGGCGAGCATCTACATCACCCACAGCCCCTGCATCAACTGCGCGCTGCTCATCCAGAAGTGCGGCATCTGCGCGGTCTACTACCACCAGATCTACCGAGACGACCGCGGCATTCAGTTCCTCAGGAAGGCGGGAATCCGGGTGGAGCAGCTCTAG
- the mmuM gene encoding homocysteine S-methyltransferase produces the protein MRAPLSELLEKRRFAVIDGAMSTALEVRGLDLKDPLWTAKALVDSPQEIRAVHRSYFEAGADIAITASYQASEAGFARRGIGPGEAAALIGRSVELARGAARDSGPGFSGTLVAGSAGPYGAFLADGSEYTGAYRLSAEDYRRFHRLRLEALFHAGADLIAFETQPRLDEIEAELSLLEEFPLTCWVTVTLDPSGTRLPDGTPLAELARVLDAVPQVEAAGVNCVPREKVAGALRLLARGTGKPLIAYPNSGGAWDGGSKTWKCLCGGGGAGSAEGWERFVPAWLALGARCLGGCCRTLPADIRAIAALVEKARAAES, from the coding sequence ATGCGCGCTCCGCTGTCTGAACTACTCGAAAAGCGGCGCTTTGCCGTGATCGACGGGGCCATGTCGACTGCCCTCGAGGTCCGGGGGCTCGACCTGAAGGACCCGCTCTGGACGGCGAAGGCGCTCGTCGACTCCCCGCAGGAGATACGCGCGGTCCACCGAAGCTATTTCGAGGCCGGGGCGGACATCGCGATTACGGCGAGCTATCAGGCTTCCGAGGCGGGTTTTGCCCGAAGGGGGATCGGCCCCGGGGAAGCCGCGGCGCTCATCGGGCGTTCCGTTGAGCTCGCGCGCGGGGCCGCGCGCGATTCCGGTCCCGGCTTTTCCGGCACGCTCGTGGCGGGCTCGGCCGGCCCCTACGGCGCCTTTCTTGCCGACGGCTCCGAATACACGGGCGCCTACAGGCTTTCGGCGGAGGACTACCGGCGCTTCCACCGCCTGAGGCTTGAGGCGCTTTTTCACGCAGGGGCCGACCTGATCGCCTTTGAAACCCAGCCGAGGCTGGACGAAATCGAGGCGGAGCTCTCGCTGCTCGAGGAGTTCCCGCTCACCTGCTGGGTCACGGTGACGCTGGATCCGAGCGGGACGCGGCTGCCCGACGGCACGCCGCTTGCCGAGCTCGCGCGGGTACTCGACGCCGTCCCTCAGGTGGAGGCGGCAGGCGTGAACTGCGTGCCCCGGGAGAAGGTCGCCGGGGCTTTAAGGCTCCTTGCCCGCGGGACGGGCAAGCCCCTCATCGCCTATCCCAATTCGGGCGGGGCCTGGGACGGGGGCTCGAAGACCTGGAAGTGCCTCTGCGGCGGAGGCGGCGCGGGCTCCGCCGAAGGCTGGGAGCGGTTCGTTCCCGCCTGGCTCGCGCTGGGCGCGCGCTGCCTCGGGGGATGCTGCCGGACGCTGCCCGCCGACATCCGCGCGATCGCCGCGCTGGTCGAAAAGGCGCGGGCCGCAGAGAGCTGA
- a CDS encoding 4Fe-4S dicluster domain-containing protein, producing MADKETTKTRAGGPALSRREALAAAGGIAGMLALGGAAACTEGRPLVRPPGAAREKDFLALCIKCDRCTSACPLHAIGPASITDGFVQMRTPRMDFHHGWCNFCMKCTEACPTGALEPLAEPGPFDHPKAIGTAEITRNCIALARGGCTKCYEACNEGAITLNDDNVPVVDPELCTGCGLCVLVCPANVLGSFSGSSERGVEIRPPKGKKGGADK from the coding sequence GTGGCAGACAAGGAGACGACAAAGACAAGGGCGGGCGGCCCGGCCCTGAGCCGCCGTGAGGCCCTCGCGGCGGCCGGCGGCATCGCCGGCATGCTCGCGCTCGGGGGCGCCGCGGCCTGCACCGAGGGCAGACCCCTGGTGCGGCCGCCGGGAGCGGCGCGCGAGAAGGACTTTCTCGCGCTTTGCATCAAATGCGACCGCTGCACGAGCGCCTGCCCGCTGCACGCGATCGGCCCGGCCTCCATCACGGACGGGTTCGTGCAGATGCGGACCCCCAGGATGGACTTTCACCACGGCTGGTGCAACTTCTGCATGAAGTGCACCGAGGCCTGCCCCACCGGGGCGCTCGAGCCCCTTGCGGAGCCCGGGCCCTTCGATCACCCGAAGGCGATCGGAACGGCCGAAATCACCAGGAACTGCATCGCGCTTGCCAGGGGCGGCTGCACCAAGTGCTACGAGGCCTGCAACGAGGGCGCGATCACCCTGAACGACGACAACGTGCCGGTGGTCGACCCGGAGCTCTGCACGGGCTGCGGGCTCTGCGTGCTGGTGTGCCCCGCCAACGTCCTCGGCTCCTTCTCGGGCTCGAGCGAGCGCGGGGTCGAGATCCGCCCTCCGAAGGGAAAGAAGGGAGGGGCTGACAAATGA
- a CDS encoding MarR family winged helix-turn-helix transcriptional regulator yields MEQNTKIVWLASRLLENANEFLRGELRREGAADLTPAHGDILNSLYLRDGLSVSELARAARRTKSTVSVLVDRLAAAGYIEKRPSEEDSRAVGVWLTEKGRAFREREERISRRLNERLTRNLRGHEVAALEDFLERCAASFAGEDGRQK; encoded by the coding sequence ATGGAACAGAACACAAAAATTGTCTGGCTCGCTTCGCGGCTCCTTGAGAACGCGAACGAGTTCCTCCGCGGGGAGCTCCGCAGGGAGGGCGCCGCAGATCTCACGCCCGCCCACGGGGACATCCTCAACTCGCTTTACCTTCGGGACGGCCTGAGCGTGTCGGAGCTCGCCCGCGCGGCCCGCAGGACCAAGTCCACGGTGTCGGTGCTGGTTGACCGGCTCGCAGCCGCGGGCTACATCGAAAAGCGCCCCTCCGAGGAGGACAGCCGCGCGGTGGGCGTCTGGCTCACCGAGAAGGGCCGCGCCTTCAGGGAGCGCGAGGAGCGCATCTCGCGGCGGCTCAATGAGCGGCTCACCCGGAATCTGCGCGGCCACGAGGTGGCCGCGCTCGAGGACTTCCTCGAGCGCTGCGCCGCTTCGTTCGCCGGGGAAGACGGCAGGCAGAAGTAA
- a CDS encoding nitroreductase, whose translation MEFSELVKARHSVRLFRPDPVPAEVLRSIVRDAQRAPSTVNAQDWRVWIAVGGALEAIRSEYQARTSRNEPRRPDFPPTSGAGWSAAARARQKAFSASRTAAGLNAVKMASQAQLFHAPAVAYITIPDPANLWAVLDAGGFEAMFLLSAANHGLGAVPAYNLVTWPGPVKSVLGIPESEKLAIGIALGYEEDCPLNRFRSSRAPLEDFLVIRDEAA comes from the coding sequence ATGGAATTCTCTGAACTCGTGAAAGCCCGGCACTCGGTGCGGCTCTTTCGGCCCGACCCGGTGCCTGCAGAAGTTCTTCGCTCCATCGTGCGTGACGCGCAGCGCGCTCCCTCCACCGTAAACGCCCAGGACTGGCGCGTCTGGATCGCGGTGGGCGGGGCCCTTGAGGCGATTCGCTCCGAATACCAGGCGAGAACCAGCAGGAACGAGCCGCGTCGCCCGGACTTTCCGCCCACCTCCGGCGCGGGGTGGTCTGCGGCCGCCCGCGCCCGCCAGAAGGCCTTCTCGGCCTCGCGCACGGCTGCCGGCCTCAACGCGGTGAAGATGGCCTCCCAGGCGCAGCTCTTCCACGCGCCGGCGGTCGCCTACATCACGATCCCGGACCCCGCGAACCTCTGGGCGGTCCTGGACGCCGGGGGCTTTGAAGCGATGTTCCTGCTTTCCGCCGCGAACCACGGCCTGGGCGCGGTCCCGGCCTACAACCTCGTCACCTGGCCCGGCCCAGTCAAGAGCGTTCTGGGGATCCCGGAGAGCGAAAAGCTCGCGATCGGGATTGCGCTCGGCTACGAGGAGGACTGCCCGCTCAACCGCTTCCGCTCGAGCCGCGCGCCGCTCGAGGACTTTCTCGTGATCCGGGACGAGGCGGCCTAA
- a CDS encoding ferric reductase-like transmembrane domain-containing protein codes for MLRINLVLFGLTALFWLAGVFFFPFELNSRGIQHQIFLLTGLAAWFLWAEALVIAARPRWIERVGGEPLDRLMGAHRKLGWGMAAASLLHVLAPVFVSMLPVEQVSGMAERPVMGSLGEAVWIWLHPFGALTGILLTLYLIRVIWRDARRASGKLDWTRWEKSHRAWAWVYLFFILHALRLMKETELAMPLGWLNVAVTLLGAWAAVSIIRRRPGSALRSMGEVVSVQRSEGEFVLVAKSTLARSVRPGEFAYLSLPRDREDPHPFTVVAADPGKGTVSFWIKEAGDWTRALAARKPGSELEIEGPWGSFLPVWEAGGPQSWIAGGLGLAPFIAWLEAAAARRRSTGEAPRATLWWFVRHAGREPFLPEAKRLAEAAGIELRVFETGDDHRRADPALVIPPGTGRVEVCGSRAFALAFRRRWKELGGQGAFRSEAC; via the coding sequence ATGCTTCGCATCAACCTTGTTCTTTTCGGGCTCACGGCCCTTTTCTGGCTCGCCGGGGTCTTTTTCTTTCCCTTTGAGCTGAACAGCCGCGGCATCCAGCACCAGATTTTCCTTCTCACGGGGCTCGCGGCCTGGTTTCTCTGGGCGGAGGCTCTCGTGATCGCGGCGCGCCCGCGCTGGATCGAGCGGGTGGGGGGCGAGCCTCTCGACCGCCTGATGGGTGCGCACCGAAAGCTCGGCTGGGGGATGGCCGCGGCCTCTCTCCTGCACGTCCTCGCCCCCGTCTTCGTTTCGATGCTGCCCGTCGAGCAGGTCTCGGGCATGGCCGAGCGGCCCGTGATGGGCAGCCTCGGCGAGGCGGTCTGGATCTGGCTGCATCCGTTCGGGGCCCTCACGGGCATCCTGCTCACGCTCTACCTGATCCGCGTGATCTGGCGCGACGCGCGCCGCGCAAGCGGGAAGCTCGACTGGACGCGCTGGGAGAAGAGCCACCGGGCCTGGGCCTGGGTCTATCTCTTTTTCATCCTGCACGCCCTGAGGCTCATGAAGGAGACGGAGCTCGCGATGCCGCTCGGGTGGCTCAACGTCGCAGTGACCCTGCTCGGGGCCTGGGCCGCGGTCTCGATCATCCGGCGCCGGCCGGGGAGCGCTCTGCGGTCGATGGGCGAAGTGGTCTCGGTGCAGCGCTCCGAGGGCGAGTTCGTGCTCGTCGCGAAGAGCACCCTCGCGCGCAGCGTTCGCCCGGGCGAGTTCGCGTATCTGTCGCTGCCCCGTGACCGCGAGGATCCGCATCCCTTCACGGTGGTGGCCGCGGATCCGGGGAAGGGCACGGTCTCCTTCTGGATCAAGGAGGCGGGGGACTGGACCCGGGCGCTTGCCGCCCGCAAGCCCGGTTCGGAGCTGGAAATCGAAGGACCCTGGGGCTCCTTCCTCCCCGTCTGGGAGGCGGGCGGCCCGCAGAGCTGGATCGCAGGCGGGCTGGGGCTCGCGCCCTTTATTGCGTGGCTGGAGGCCGCGGCGGCGCGCCGCAGGAGCACCGGGGAGGCGCCGCGGGCGACCCTCTGGTGGTTTGTGCGGCATGCCGGGCGCGAGCCGTTCCTGCCGGAGGCGAAACGGCTCGCCGAGGCTGCGGGGATCGAGCTCCGGGTGTTCGAGACAGGCGACGACCACCGGCGGGCCGATCCTGCGCTGGTGATCCCGCCGGGGACGGGGCGCGTTGAAGTCTGCGGCAGCCGCGCCTTCGCGCTCGCCTTCAGGCGGCGCTGGAAGGAGCTCGGGGGGCAGGGCGCCTTTCGCTCCGAAGCCTGCTGA
- a CDS encoding ATP-dependent nuclease, whose product MIRLERLRIRGFRGISSLEMTLGPQTVLIGPNSAGKSTVLAALRLALEPEGSARPSTDFFVDPSGHRGEEALVDLMFVPCRADGARAERFEGLWKEALGALASYEPGSGREFFAFRTRLRRGPGESAAGLERRLLVRWREEEGAVLAQPPSCFTLVPVRSGSGLAAELRRPGSFVSRALRELSPGGPEEGLEEKDFGALRAAVERFVSVLDGQTPARALPRGPVTLGEVKRLFSLIGRGEAPAAFAPFLEESGGGRIALLLSTITLERLLAAQRAGRGEASHFITAVEEPELHLHPTAQRSITGHLRQLPGEVLLATHSPFVASGIEPLNYRFMVRSGGRVRVRWLPRRTDPADIRSIKRLILRNRGDMLFARGLILAEGITEEQLLRGMFRVRFGAPPEDFGLSILGVEGKSYEPYLRMAAVMQRPFVVVSDCDGDAKEVLRRQASRVFAEQGLPGGPAAGCGLFFLSEGLAMEGELASRESLRGLIALALSRMYADRARRGEDWRRRQERRILREPPSSLRRRMEKTKSEYSGFLAEAIEENPFGQPASELIPPAVGRAFDRVAGWLAPA is encoded by the coding sequence ATGATCAGGCTCGAGCGGCTGAGAATCAGGGGGTTTCGGGGCATTTCGAGCCTTGAGATGACGCTCGGGCCCCAGACGGTCCTGATCGGGCCCAACAGCGCGGGCAAGTCCACGGTGCTTGCCGCCCTGCGGCTCGCGCTCGAGCCGGAGGGCTCCGCCCGTCCTTCAACCGATTTCTTTGTGGACCCGTCCGGGCATCGGGGCGAGGAGGCCCTGGTCGATCTGATGTTCGTCCCCTGCCGCGCGGACGGTGCCCGCGCGGAGCGCTTCGAGGGCCTCTGGAAGGAGGCGCTCGGGGCGCTTGCCTCGTACGAGCCGGGCTCCGGGCGCGAATTCTTCGCCTTCCGGACCCGCCTGAGGCGGGGCCCCGGGGAGTCCGCCGCAGGGCTCGAGCGGCGGCTGCTCGTGCGCTGGAGGGAAGAGGAGGGGGCGGTGCTCGCGCAGCCGCCCTCGTGCTTCACGCTGGTGCCGGTCCGCTCCGGCAGCGGCCTTGCGGCGGAGCTGCGCCGCCCGGGGTCGTTTGTGAGCCGGGCGCTTCGCGAGCTCTCGCCAGGCGGCCCCGAGGAGGGGCTTGAGGAAAAGGACTTCGGGGCGCTTCGCGCCGCGGTTGAGCGCTTTGTCTCGGTGCTTGACGGCCAGACCCCCGCTCGTGCGCTCCCCCGGGGGCCGGTGACGCTCGGGGAGGTGAAAAGGCTCTTTTCGCTCATCGGCCGGGGCGAGGCGCCCGCGGCCTTCGCGCCCTTTCTCGAGGAAAGCGGCGGGGGGCGCATCGCGCTGCTTCTGTCCACGATCACGCTCGAGCGGCTCCTGGCCGCGCAGCGGGCCGGGCGCGGGGAGGCCTCCCACTTCATCACCGCGGTCGAGGAGCCCGAGCTGCACCTGCACCCGACCGCACAGCGTTCGATCACGGGGCACCTGCGGCAGCTGCCGGGCGAGGTGCTCCTTGCCACCCACTCGCCTTTCGTCGCCTCGGGGATCGAGCCCCTGAACTACCGCTTCATGGTGCGCTCCGGAGGGCGCGTGCGCGTGCGGTGGCTGCCGCGCCGCACAGATCCCGCCGACATCCGCTCCATCAAGCGTCTCATTCTCCGGAACCGCGGCGACATGCTCTTCGCTCGGGGGCTCATCCTCGCTGAGGGGATCACCGAGGAGCAGCTGCTGCGCGGCATGTTCCGGGTGCGCTTCGGCGCCCCGCCAGAGGACTTCGGCCTCTCGATTCTCGGGGTCGAGGGCAAGAGCTACGAGCCCTACCTGCGGATGGCGGCGGTGATGCAGCGCCCCTTCGTTGTCGTGAGCGACTGCGACGGGGATGCGAAGGAGGTGCTGCGGCGCCAGGCCTCGCGGGTTTTCGCCGAGCAGGGACTGCCCGGCGGACCCGCCGCGGGCTGCGGGCTCTTTTTCCTGTCGGAGGGTCTTGCGATGGAAGGCGAGCTCGCCTCCCGGGAAAGCCTGCGCGGGCTCATCGCGCTTGCTCTCTCGCGCATGTACGCCGACCGGGCCCGCCGCGGCGAGGACTGGAGGCGCCGCCAGGAAAGGCGGATCCTGCGCGAGCCCCCTTCGTCGCTTCGCCGCCGCATGGAAAAGACGAAGTCGGAATACTCGGGCTTTCTCGCCGAGGCGATCGAGGAGAACCCCTTCGGACAGCCCGCCTCGGAGCTCATCCCGCCGGCCGTCGGCCGGGCCTTCGACCGGGTCGCGGGCTGGCTCGCCCCCGCTTAG
- a CDS encoding cupin domain-containing protein: protein MTNFKVTQTDVSAPRVELHDALSLTSAEVSVNRLPAGSRGVPFVHRHTGNEEIYVVTEGSGELYVDGTVTPIKAGTAFRIDPQGARAIRASDKEGLTYICIQARAGSLQGFTMTDGQIVKDQKAPWQ from the coding sequence ATGACGAATTTCAAAGTGACCCAGACGGATGTCTCCGCTCCCCGCGTCGAGCTCCATGACGCGCTCTCCCTCACCTCGGCCGAGGTGTCCGTGAACCGGCTGCCGGCCGGCAGCCGCGGCGTCCCCTTCGTGCACCGCCACACCGGCAACGAGGAGATCTACGTTGTGACCGAGGGCAGCGGCGAGCTCTACGTCGACGGCACGGTGACGCCGATCAAGGCCGGCACGGCCTTCCGCATCGACCCGCAGGGCGCCCGCGCGATTCGTGCCTCGGACAAGGAAGGGCTCACCTACATCTGCATCCAGGCGCGGGCCGGGAGCCTCCAGGGCTTCACGATGACCGACGGCCAGATCGTGAAGGACCAGAAGGCGCCCTGGCAGTAA
- a CDS encoding NAD(P)-dependent oxidoreductase: MAYVVLIGATGTVGRAILKELLGRGHKVKAVVRDVSKLQKSPGLEAVSLDVAEEKELAAAEKGADAVISAYNPGWANPEIGKLIKENYPKILEAAKASGAGRLLIVGGAGTLFCAPGLRVVDSGAIPEAIMDGVRPLGDFYLNTLREEKDIDWVFFSPAGQFEEGARTGAYRLGGDDLIVDPKTGTSHISYADYAKAMVDELEQPAHHRERFTIGY; this comes from the coding sequence ATGGCATATGTGGTATTGATCGGCGCGACCGGCACGGTCGGACGCGCCATTTTGAAGGAACTGCTCGGGCGCGGGCACAAGGTGAAGGCCGTGGTGCGGGATGTCTCGAAGCTCCAGAAGTCGCCGGGCCTTGAGGCCGTGAGCCTCGACGTGGCCGAGGAAAAAGAGCTCGCCGCGGCTGAAAAGGGCGCGGACGCGGTGATTTCCGCCTACAACCCGGGCTGGGCGAATCCTGAGATCGGCAAGCTCATCAAAGAGAACTACCCGAAGATCCTCGAGGCCGCAAAGGCCTCCGGCGCGGGCCGGCTTCTGATCGTGGGCGGCGCGGGCACGCTTTTCTGCGCCCCGGGGCTGCGGGTGGTCGATTCCGGGGCGATTCCGGAGGCTATCATGGACGGCGTCCGCCCGCTCGGGGATTTCTACCTCAACACCCTGAGAGAGGAAAAGGACATCGACTGGGTGTTTTTCTCGCCCGCTGGGCAGTTCGAGGAGGGAGCCCGCACCGGAGCCTACCGGCTGGGCGGCGACGACCTGATCGTGGATCCGAAGACCGGGACGAGCCACATCTCCTACGCCGACTACGCCAAGGCGATGGTCGACGAGCTCGAGCAGCCCGCCCACCACCGGGAGCGCTTCACGATCGGGTACTAA
- a CDS encoding FAD-dependent oxidoreductase translates to MKIRKISRLRWFTALAFIVLAAAGMAWHTGWGTLSSFGWKSIAAVCPLGGLETLIAGHSLTLRAAVGLVIVLALVALFGRIFCGWMCPTPLIRKTFGAKDDRLPRREGAGRVIPIYPEKAAAKASSRIPKNTPLYILVGALGSTAVFGFPVFCLICPVGLTFGVVIGAWRLFQFNIGDWSILLFVALLALELFALRRWCASFCPLGALMSLLSRANRTFRPVIDESKCLRAKGLDCNVCRSACPEGIDLTKPATAEELARCTKCHACSDACAEGAISFPLFSRAGACASGLKPAAAAAAPAAPAPAAPAPEAAASQAKEEPQRPFALKEALLESRRCIMCGECERVCPMGNPIPEWMEKLREGRPREAARLMLGPGSMPEICSRVCPTERLCERSCSRAEHGDAIQIHLIERAVADAALKRGDLPRRIRKNGRRAAVVGAGPAGLACADVLAHAGFAVTVYDKNAQCGGLLFYGIPAFKLERGLVLARRRALEALGVVFRLGTAVGKDVGWKKLLDENDAVFAACGAEKSVALDVPNAGAEGVSPAIGFLREAARAAAEEPGAKAPLCRGLRVLVLGGGDTAVDCAERALELGAASVTLAYRGEETKMRASRSGVLRLKERGVKFLFGASPAAVLAPEGRAAGVSFADRREEPADLVLAAFGFRAAPVPELQALGARFDARGRLVTGRDSARTDISRLYAGGDAVRGAALVVEAVSDGRRAGLEIERDLGKSRP, encoded by the coding sequence ATGAAAATCAGGAAAATCTCCCGGCTGCGCTGGTTCACGGCGCTCGCCTTCATCGTCCTCGCGGCCGCCGGCATGGCCTGGCACACCGGCTGGGGGACGCTCTCGTCCTTCGGCTGGAAGTCGATCGCCGCGGTCTGCCCGCTGGGCGGGCTCGAAACCCTGATCGCGGGGCACTCGCTCACGCTGCGGGCCGCGGTGGGCCTCGTGATCGTGCTCGCGCTGGTCGCGCTCTTCGGCCGCATCTTCTGCGGCTGGATGTGCCCGACCCCGCTCATCCGCAAAACCTTCGGCGCAAAGGACGACCGCCTCCCGCGCCGGGAAGGCGCGGGGCGCGTGATCCCCATCTATCCGGAAAAGGCGGCCGCGAAGGCTTCTTCCCGCATCCCGAAGAACACGCCCCTTTACATCCTCGTGGGCGCCCTGGGCTCGACCGCGGTCTTCGGCTTCCCGGTCTTCTGCCTCATCTGCCCGGTGGGGCTCACCTTCGGCGTGGTGATCGGCGCCTGGAGGCTCTTCCAGTTCAATATCGGCGACTGGTCGATCCTGCTTTTCGTCGCGCTGCTCGCCCTTGAGCTTTTCGCTCTGCGGCGCTGGTGCGCGTCCTTCTGCCCGCTGGGGGCGCTGATGTCGCTGCTCTCGCGCGCGAACCGCACGTTCAGGCCCGTGATCGACGAGTCGAAATGCCTGCGGGCCAAGGGTCTCGACTGCAACGTCTGCCGCAGCGCCTGCCCCGAGGGCATCGACCTCACGAAGCCCGCGACGGCCGAGGAGCTCGCGCGCTGCACGAAGTGCCACGCCTGCTCGGACGCCTGCGCCGAAGGGGCGATCAGCTTCCCGCTCTTTTCGAGGGCCGGGGCCTGCGCCTCAGGCCTGAAGCCCGCGGCGGCGGCCGCAGCCCCCGCGGCCCCCGCCCCGGCCGCTCCGGCCCCGGAGGCTGCCGCCTCCCAGGCAAAGGAAGAGCCGCAGCGGCCCTTCGCGCTCAAGGAAGCGCTCCTTGAGAGCCGCCGCTGCATCATGTGCGGCGAGTGCGAGCGGGTCTGCCCGATGGGCAACCCGATCCCCGAGTGGATGGAGAAGCTGCGCGAGGGGCGTCCCCGCGAGGCCGCAAGGCTCATGCTGGGCCCGGGCTCGATGCCCGAGATCTGCTCGCGGGTCTGCCCGACCGAGCGGCTTTGCGAGCGCTCGTGCTCGCGCGCCGAGCACGGGGACGCGATCCAGATCCACTTGATCGAGCGCGCCGTCGCCGATGCGGCCTTGAAGCGCGGGGATCTGCCGCGGCGCATCAGAAAGAACGGACGGCGCGCGGCCGTGGTCGGGGCGGGCCCCGCGGGCCTTGCCTGCGCGGACGTGCTCGCGCACGCGGGCTTTGCCGTCACGGTCTACGACAAGAACGCGCAGTGCGGCGGGCTGCTCTTCTACGGCATTCCCGCCTTCAAGCTGGAGCGCGGCCTCGTGCTCGCGAGGCGCCGCGCGCTCGAGGCCCTGGGGGTTGTCTTCAGGCTCGGAACCGCGGTTGGAAAGGACGTTGGCTGGAAGAAGCTGCTCGATGAAAACGACGCGGTCTTTGCGGCCTGCGGAGCCGAAAAGAGCGTCGCGCTTGACGTCCCGAACGCGGGGGCCGAGGGCGTGAGCCCCGCGATCGGGTTCCTGCGCGAGGCGGCGAGGGCCGCCGCGGAAGAGCCCGGAGCGAAGGCTCCCCTCTGCCGCGGCCTGCGCGTCCTCGTCCTCGGAGGCGGCGACACGGCGGTCGACTGCGCCGAGAGGGCGCTGGAACTCGGCGCCGCCTCGGTCACCCTCGCCTACCGCGGGGAAGAGACGAAGATGCGCGCCTCGCGCTCAGGCGTCCTGAGGCTCAAAGAGCGCGGCGTGAAGTTCCTCTTTGGCGCCTCGCCCGCCGCGGTTCTCGCGCCTGAGGGGCGCGCGGCCGGAGTATCCTTCGCCGACAGGCGCGAAGAGCCGGCCGACCTCGTCCTTGCCGCCTTCGGCTTCAGGGCGGCGCCCGTTCCGGAGCTTCAGGCGCTGGGCGCCCGCTTCGACGCGAGGGGCCGGCTCGTGACCGGCAGGGACAGCGCCCGCACCGATATTTCCAGGCTCTACGCCGGAGGCGACGCCGTGCGCGGCGCCGCGCTCGTGGTCGAGGCCGTCTCGGACGGCCGCCGCGCGGGGCTTGAGATCGAGCGCGACCTCGGAAAGAGCCGCCCCTGA